The following are encoded in a window of Gloeomargarita sp. SKYB120 genomic DNA:
- a CDS encoding N-acetylmuramoyl-L-alanine amidase, with the protein MRRWWRWLAWTILALFWLAATQAWGWWRKPAETPLISQLSPLPAGPGLCPPGLSPAKSWPKYQPREETAFVHPSNYGLRHRLDAEGQPIDYAPLIVLHETAGPADAAISLFQTDHTGRDDLQVSYHVLIRRDGTVVYLVPPEFRAYGAAPSSFRGEAVKTNPNGVFSVNNFAYHISLESPVDGYYRPPQPSLTPQPNGVRTTKPEPSPTPPANPLVHSGYTDAQYQSLAWLIAKTCVPWERITTHKAVDTSGTRVDPRSFDWRKFRRYLNQYPRRREIFFGFHNE; encoded by the coding sequence ATGCGACGGTGGTGGCGTTGGCTGGCTTGGACCATTCTCGCTCTGTTTTGGCTGGCAGCGACTCAGGCGTGGGGATGGTGGCGAAAACCGGCTGAGACGCCTTTGATTAGCCAACTTTCGCCCCTACCGGCAGGGCCAGGGCTGTGCCCACCAGGATTGTCACCAGCGAAATCGTGGCCCAAGTACCAGCCCCGTGAAGAAACAGCCTTTGTGCATCCCAGTAACTACGGCTTGCGGCACCGGCTAGATGCAGAAGGGCAACCGATTGACTACGCGCCGCTGATTGTGCTTCACGAGACGGCTGGCCCCGCTGATGCCGCCATTAGCCTGTTCCAGACAGACCACACGGGTCGGGACGATTTGCAGGTGAGTTACCACGTGCTCATCCGCCGCGATGGGACGGTGGTGTACCTGGTGCCGCCGGAGTTTCGCGCCTACGGAGCAGCGCCGTCCTCCTTTCGCGGAGAAGCGGTAAAAACCAACCCCAACGGCGTGTTTTCTGTCAATAACTTTGCCTATCACATCTCGTTGGAGTCACCAGTGGATGGCTACTACCGCCCACCCCAACCGTCACTGACTCCCCAGCCGAATGGAGTAAGAACCACGAAACCTGAGCCGAGTCCAACACCGCCGGCTAATCCCCTGGTTCATAGCGGTTACACCGACGCCCAGTACCAATCGCTGGCGTGGTTGATTGCCAAAACCTGTGTGCCTTGGGAACGCATCACCACCCACAAAGCGGTGGATACGTCTGGCACGCGCGTAGACCCCCGCAGTTTCGACTGGCGCAAATTCCGCCGCTACCTAAACCAATACCCCCGCCGCCGGGAAATTTTCTTCGGCTTTCATAATGAATAG
- a CDS encoding CHAT domain-containing protein, with amino-acid sequence MGSVRLRFWGAILAGFLALPGGVSWAQSITPANDGTGTQVQRFDNRYDISGGRQAGRNLFHSFGLFNLDPGHIANFLANPSLRNILARVTGGSASFINGLIQVTGGTPNLYLMNPAGILFGSQATLHVPAAFVATTANRIVFPGGSFSAYGPNDYSQLTGDPVGFGFDRKNPAAIINEGKLTVNPGQGVGLVGGQVINTGTIQAPGGTITIAAVPGENLVRLSVPGQVLSLEFHPQQLAQAVDDQGQLPVTRLPELLTGTQTLTPHADGTISVAGSNVRIPMQPGTAVVSGRVDVSAPDRPGGQVGIFSQRVALVRGEANASGETGGGHVLIGGEFQGRGPVPNAEYTFVDWDVILRADAINAGHGGRVIVWADKTTDFRGTITARGGQTAGDGGFVEVSGKENLRFTGRVDTSAPKGRPGTLLLDPENILVVAGTGANDSELLDNQILFSDAPGATFTIGASRLLEQLRSNSVFLQATNNIEFNTELSGSSEFPTTLFAEAGNNIDARGDILFSNIGINFDARNSISLRNLRAESVFLRTQGSTTIGNIASQGRVDIRTEGSITIGDISAGADVIVFSGFRNRDLSFRLAPGIGDRPIQIYESVNFSGRGGDIQVGNVTTSGDELWIATGRGSVRTGNLINTYDGPFLKYIDVYAPDLVETGFIDTRTPNGVGGDVWLLSRGDVRVTRTNSDGFSIDTRGSVRGGDILIRYGPGNQFTVGNAAINGTAGGITTGEFLVTPPQQFVGLQLGTQRPGTIQIGDPDESLLLKDLFALLFEILDFSLEDFGDFVLASPFVIAQALAAGDYGAIINLDNLFGSEFNRALGSKAINNLNTVDEVGEMLSRLAQETGKKPAIVYLMVDEQQLTIAALTPGSRAAKASSLVASTTLGVAQSNDQTQPIVRGLPEARRSQVIPVVERFLNTLRDPRLRTSDAYLKDAQQLYRWLIAPIEPELRARGIETLMFSLDSGLRLLPLAALHDGRQFLVEKYSLSLIPSVNLIDTRYRPLRNVPVLAMGADTFADQAPLPAVPVELQLITDIWPGRRFLNQEFTVERLTQERRQTGYPIVHLATHADFAPGRLENSYIEFGNNQRLLFPQLRRLPLREPNPVELLTLSACRTAVGDATAELGFAGLAVQTGAKSALASLWYVSDEGTLALMNEFYRNLQQAPIKAEALRQAQIALLRGQVVFKGGELRSVRGNVPVPPAIAQRGDQPLNHPYYWAGFTLIGSPW; translated from the coding sequence GTGGGTTCGGTGCGTCTACGATTCTGGGGAGCGATACTTGCTGGCTTTTTAGCACTACCAGGCGGAGTTTCATGGGCGCAGTCCATCACACCAGCTAACGACGGCACCGGCACCCAGGTCCAGCGCTTTGACAACCGCTACGACATCAGCGGCGGACGCCAAGCCGGACGCAATCTCTTCCACAGTTTTGGCCTGTTTAACCTTGACCCAGGCCACATCGCCAACTTTCTAGCCAACCCGAGCCTGCGCAACATCCTGGCGCGGGTTACAGGGGGGTCAGCGTCCTTCATCAATGGTTTGATTCAAGTCACCGGCGGCACCCCCAACCTGTACTTGATGAATCCGGCGGGGATTTTGTTTGGTTCCCAGGCGACGTTGCATGTACCGGCGGCGTTTGTGGCTACAACGGCCAACCGGATTGTGTTTCCAGGGGGAAGTTTTTCGGCCTACGGCCCCAACGACTACAGCCAACTCACGGGCGACCCCGTTGGTTTTGGGTTTGACCGCAAGAATCCGGCGGCGATTATCAACGAGGGGAAACTGACGGTGAACCCTGGTCAGGGTGTGGGGCTAGTGGGTGGACAAGTCATCAACACAGGAACCATTCAAGCGCCGGGGGGAACTATCACCATCGCCGCCGTGCCGGGAGAAAATCTGGTGCGCCTGTCAGTGCCGGGACAGGTGCTCAGTTTGGAATTTCATCCCCAGCAACTGGCCCAAGCAGTGGACGACCAAGGCCAGCTTCCCGTAACGCGCTTGCCAGAGTTGCTCACGGGGACCCAAACCCTTACTCCCCACGCTGATGGGACGATTAGTGTAGCTGGTTCCAACGTCAGAATCCCGATGCAGCCAGGAACAGCCGTGGTTTCAGGGCGAGTGGACGTTTCTGCGCCAGACCGTCCGGGAGGTCAGGTGGGCATCTTTAGCCAACGGGTGGCTCTTGTTAGGGGTGAAGCAAATGCTTCTGGCGAAACCGGCGGAGGACATGTTCTCATCGGAGGTGAGTTTCAGGGACGCGGGCCAGTTCCCAACGCGGAATACACGTTTGTGGACTGGGATGTCATCCTTCGCGCGGATGCAATCAACGCTGGCCATGGGGGCCGGGTGATTGTCTGGGCTGATAAAACGACGGATTTTCGAGGAACAATCACGGCTAGAGGTGGTCAAACAGCAGGTGATGGGGGTTTTGTTGAAGTCTCAGGTAAGGAAAATTTACGCTTTACTGGGCGGGTGGATACATCGGCACCGAAGGGTCGGCCAGGTACCCTGTTGCTAGACCCAGAAAATATCCTTGTGGTAGCGGGGACAGGTGCAAATGACTCCGAGTTATTGGATAATCAAATTCTCTTTAGTGATGCGCCAGGAGCCACCTTCACAATTGGGGCGTCTAGACTGCTAGAACAACTGCGCTCAAACAGCGTTTTCTTACAAGCCACTAACAATATCGAATTTAATACTGAACTCAGTGGTTCTTCAGAGTTCCCTACTACCTTGTTTGCCGAAGCCGGCAATAATATTGATGCAAGGGGAGATATTTTGTTCAGCAATATTGGCATAAATTTTGATGCAAGGAATAGCATTTCACTCAGAAACTTAAGGGCTGAGAGTGTTTTCTTACGGACACAAGGGTCAACGACAATTGGCAACATTGCATCGCAAGGTAGGGTGGACATCCGTACTGAAGGGAGTATTACTATCGGGGATATTAGTGCGGGTGCGGATGTTATTGTGTTTAGTGGTTTCAGGAATAGGGATCTCAGCTTTAGGCTTGCTCCAGGTATTGGTGACAGGCCGATTCAAATCTATGAGTCGGTGAACTTTTCAGGACGGGGAGGAGACATTCAAGTTGGTAACGTGACCACAAGTGGTGATGAGCTTTGGATTGCTACCGGCAGAGGTAGTGTGCGGACAGGTAATCTGATAAACACTTATGATGGTCCTTTCTTAAAATATATTGATGTCTATGCACCAGACTTGGTAGAAACAGGGTTCATTGATACCCGAACACCGAATGGAGTCGGTGGTGATGTCTGGTTACTGAGCCGAGGAGATGTCCGTGTTACCCGCACCAATTCCGATGGTTTTAGCATTGATACCCGTGGCAGCGTGCGCGGTGGCGATATTTTGATTCGATACGGGCCGGGCAATCAATTTACGGTTGGGAATGCCGCAATCAATGGCACTGCAGGGGGCATCACTACCGGTGAATTTTTGGTTACACCACCCCAGCAATTCGTCGGCCTACAGCTCGGCACTCAACGACCTGGAACGATTCAGATTGGGGACCCTGATGAGTCTCTGCTGCTAAAAGACTTGTTTGCCTTGCTGTTTGAAATTCTGGATTTCAGCCTGGAGGACTTCGGTGACTTCGTGCTCGCAAGTCCTTTTGTCATTGCCCAAGCGTTGGCGGCTGGCGACTACGGCGCAATTATCAACTTGGACAATTTGTTTGGGAGTGAGTTTAATCGGGCACTGGGAAGCAAGGCCATCAATAATCTCAATACGGTTGATGAAGTCGGTGAAATGCTCAGCCGGTTGGCGCAGGAGACGGGGAAGAAACCGGCGATTGTGTACCTGATGGTCGATGAACAGCAGTTGACCATTGCTGCGTTGACGCCAGGGAGCCGGGCTGCAAAGGCGTCAAGTCTTGTAGCTTCCACAACCCTGGGGGTGGCACAAAGTAACGACCAAACGCAACCAATTGTCCGGGGCCTTCCCGAAGCAAGACGCTCCCAGGTGATACCCGTTGTTGAACGCTTCTTGAACACCCTGCGCGACCCCCGCCTGCGCACTAGTGACGCCTATCTCAAAGATGCCCAACAGTTGTACCGCTGGTTGATTGCGCCGATTGAACCGGAACTGCGGGCGCGCGGGATTGAAACGTTGATGTTTTCCCTGGATAGCGGTTTGCGCCTGTTGCCCCTGGCGGCGCTGCACGATGGCCGACAATTCCTGGTGGAAAAATACAGCCTGTCCCTGATTCCCAGCGTCAACTTGATTGATACCCGCTATCGCCCACTCCGCAATGTGCCGGTACTGGCAATGGGCGCCGATACCTTTGCCGACCAGGCTCCCTTGCCGGCGGTGCCGGTGGAGCTGCAACTGATTACTGACATCTGGCCAGGGCGCCGGTTCTTGAATCAGGAATTCACGGTGGAACGGCTGACGCAAGAACGCCGGCAAACGGGGTATCCGATTGTGCATCTGGCTACTCACGCAGATTTTGCACCTGGACGGTTGGAGAATTCCTACATTGAGTTTGGGAATAACCAGCGGTTGTTGTTTCCCCAACTGCGCCGGTTGCCGTTACGGGAACCCAATCCAGTGGAGTTACTGACCTTGAGTGCCTGTCGCACGGCGGTGGGGGATGCCACCGCTGAATTGGGTTTTGCGGGTTTGGCGGTGCAGACGGGGGCCAAAAGTGCCCTGGCGTCGCTGTGGTATGTGTCGGACGAAGGGACGCTGGCGCTGATGAACGAGTTTTACCGGAACTTGCAGCAGGCGCCCATCAAGGCGGAGGCGCTACGCCAGGCCCAGATAGCGCTGTTACGGGGGCAAGTAGTGTTCAAGGGTGGGGAGTTGCGCAGTGTGCGTGGGAATGTACCGGTGCCCCCTGCAATTGCCCAGCGAGGTGACCAGCCCCTGAACCATCCCTACTACTGGGCCGGATTTACCCTGATTGGGAGTCCGTGGTGA
- a CDS encoding DUF1825 family protein translates to MSFFDSEIVQSEARQIFQDYQNLLQLGSQYGKFDREGKRLYIEQMENLLERYRIFMKRVELSDDFMAKLTYKQLETFLERFGLTPQQMFDQMKQALERMKREIEP, encoded by the coding sequence ATGAGTTTTTTTGACTCGGAGATTGTGCAGTCGGAGGCTCGCCAGATTTTCCAGGACTATCAAAACCTGTTGCAGTTGGGCAGTCAGTATGGCAAGTTTGACCGGGAGGGCAAGCGGCTGTACATCGAGCAGATGGAAAACCTGCTGGAGCGGTACCGGATTTTTATGAAGCGAGTGGAGCTGTCGGACGACTTCATGGCCAAGCTGACCTATAAGCAGTTGGAGACCTTTCTGGAGCGGTTTGGCCTGACGCCCCAGCAGATGTTTGACCAGATGAAGCAAGCGCTGGAACGGATGAAGCGGGAAATTGAGCCGTAG